One Bartonella tribocorum CIP 105476 genomic window carries:
- a CDS encoding phage tail sheath subtilisin-like domain-containing protein yields the protein MATGFLHGVEVVEVDDGTRSLRAVQSAVIGIVGTAPDADEQAFPLNTPVLVAGSLSQAAKLDKTGKRQGTLPNALDLIFKQVGAIVVVVRVKEGDDENATLTNILGGVNANGAYEGVHAFIGAQSIVGQTPRILIAPGFTHQRPSSVGIEGNETGATANPVAAELIGIAERLRAIVVLDAPNTTDEAALSTAKDFDSKRAILIDPFVKVNRAGKIIEQPASAAVAGVIAKNDFTHGFWHSPSNKVINGIVGTARPIDFSIGDRSSRANLFNEQNITTIIRENGYRLWGNRTLSSDTKFAFLSVVRTADMINDAILRGHLWAVDRNIKKTYMHDVSESVNAYLRDLKAQGAILGGRCTPDLELNTASAIESGKVYFNVEFTPTTPAEHITFRSQIINDYLEEIF from the coding sequence ATGGCAACAGGTTTTTTACACGGTGTTGAAGTCGTTGAGGTTGACGACGGCACCCGCTCCCTTCGTGCGGTTCAGTCTGCCGTTATCGGAATTGTTGGCACAGCACCCGATGCCGATGAACAAGCATTCCCCCTCAACACACCGGTTTTGGTCGCAGGCTCTCTTTCACAAGCCGCAAAACTCGATAAAACGGGTAAGCGTCAAGGTACATTACCCAATGCCCTTGATCTGATTTTTAAACAAGTAGGAGCAATTGTCGTTGTCGTCCGTGTAAAAGAAGGTGACGACGAAAATGCAACACTTACCAATATTCTAGGCGGTGTAAACGCAAATGGCGCTTATGAAGGTGTTCATGCTTTCATTGGAGCACAATCCATTGTAGGACAAACACCACGTATTCTGATTGCGCCAGGCTTTACACATCAACGCCCTTCCAGTGTGGGTATTGAAGGGAATGAAACTGGTGCAACTGCCAACCCCGTCGCAGCAGAACTGATTGGCATTGCAGAGCGTTTGCGCGCCATTGTGGTGCTTGATGCTCCAAACACAACAGATGAAGCAGCTCTTAGCACAGCAAAGGATTTTGATTCAAAACGCGCCATTCTCATTGACCCGTTTGTAAAGGTAAATCGTGCTGGAAAGATCATAGAACAGCCGGCAAGTGCAGCGGTTGCTGGTGTCATTGCCAAAAATGATTTTACCCATGGCTTTTGGCATTCCCCTTCCAATAAAGTGATCAATGGCATTGTGGGAACTGCGCGCCCCATTGATTTTTCCATTGGGGACAGATCAAGCCGTGCCAACCTTTTCAATGAACAAAACATCACAACAATCATTCGCGAAAATGGCTATCGCCTTTGGGGCAATCGCACACTCTCAAGCGATACAAAATTTGCTTTTTTATCCGTGGTGCGCACCGCGGATATGATCAATGATGCTATTTTGCGCGGACATCTATGGGCTGTCGACCGCAATATCAAAAAAACCTACATGCATGATGTCAGTGAAAGCGTCAATGCCTATTTGCGTGATTTGAAAGCACAAGGCGCTATTCTTGGTGGGCGTTGTACGCCTGATCTAGAGCTTAATACAGCAAGCGCCATTGAAAGCGGAAAAGTCTATTTCAATGTGGAATTTACCCCGACAACACCCGCAGAACACATCACGTTCCGTTCACAAATCATCAATGATTACCTAGAGGAGATCTTTTAA
- a CDS encoding phage antirepressor Ant: MNTLIEISEQVIDQETVQTVNARDLHAFLEIKARFNDWIKNRIKEYKFQENINFITLTKNLVNGGKVKEYHITLDMAKHLSMIERNDKGHEARQYFIKCERLLKQVATPQVDYSKPEALLGVLNHLQSQIEQKDHAIAELTPKAEALEGLKRSDGLFGLIEAAKMLEVRPKDLTDYLRKHDWVYRRAPGAPLLPYQDKIKKGFMDCPAITIQRPDGTEKVLPSTKITSRGLACLREQIHGGVQ, from the coding sequence ATGAACACACTTATAGAAATATCAGAACAGGTTATTGATCAAGAAACTGTTCAAACTGTTAATGCACGCGATTTGCATGCGTTTTTAGAGATAAAAGCCCGCTTCAATGATTGGATTAAAAATCGCATTAAAGAATATAAGTTTCAGGAAAATATAAACTTTATAACGCTTACTAAAAATTTAGTAAACGGTGGAAAGGTAAAAGAATACCACATTACCTTAGACATGGCTAAACACCTTTCAATGATAGAGCGTAATGATAAAGGGCATGAAGCTCGTCAATATTTTATCAAATGTGAACGGCTTTTGAAACAAGTCGCTACTCCACAAGTTGATTATTCCAAACCAGAAGCATTACTGGGTGTTTTGAATCATCTACAAAGCCAAATCGAGCAAAAAGATCATGCTATTGCAGAATTGACACCAAAAGCCGAAGCTTTGGAAGGTTTAAAACGTTCTGATGGTTTGTTTGGTCTTATTGAAGCGGCAAAGATGTTGGAGGTGCGACCAAAGGATTTAACGGATTACTTGCGTAAACATGATTGGGTCTATCGACGGGCTCCAGGGGCGCCTTTGTTACCTTATCAGGATAAAATCAAGAAAGGCTTTATGGATTGTCCTGCTATCACCATTCAAAGACCGGATGGTACAGAAAAGGTACTCCCTTCAACAAAAATCACATCCAGAGGATTGGCATGTTTGAGAGAACAAATCCATGGAGGTGTGCAATGA
- a CDS encoding HigA family addiction module antitoxin — MTTRNPNRCPSHPGEILAESLEHLNASKTEIARILQITRQHLHGILKGERPVTAVTAARIGKLLGNGPALWLQLQANYDAWHAERETDVSKVPTLTAREMNAQMEHSHS; from the coding sequence ATGACCACACGTAATCCTAATCGTTGTCCTTCTCATCCAGGAGAAATTTTAGCTGAATCCTTAGAACATTTAAATGCAAGCAAAACCGAAATTGCTAGGATTCTTCAAATAACACGCCAGCACTTGCACGGTATCCTTAAAGGAGAACGTCCAGTCACAGCCGTAACAGCAGCTCGCATTGGTAAATTGTTAGGAAATGGACCAGCCCTTTGGCTACAGCTTCAAGCCAATTATGATGCTTGGCATGCAGAGCGGGAAACAGATGTTAGCAAAGTTCCAACACTAACAGCTAGAGAAATGAATGCGCAAATGGAACATAGCCATTCGTAA
- a CDS encoding DUF4815 domain-containing protein: MKHESGLPFAIDRSVGKDEQQSVVFYGRRSFLQGGELNEMQTIIRGRHDRLGRLVAQEGDRVERADAFVNKDTKTVTLTEGKIYIAGDIFPVSNAVLTNISMMGRVEIGVKLQKKWVTYEDDPELLGQVTGSLAEGEGGAAREVAKLVWALKDDDQKGTFFPVYILQDGVLIDQKSPSLLEPAMQAIATYDRAHGHYIVGGCRVTALGQEGQKQVFSIQEGEANINGFKRKRLAALRYEELEDFSTSAVPSETHIFAPPKGKTSFTFKTYYAPIAAVHSLLLTKEKTVTITRGAVASGRDGVADKSITAFIKIVQGTKEFKEGKDFKKTGDTIDWAPMGDEPLPGSSYKVTYRYRASIKADKVTAQEITVSGGAEGGDIIVSYTYKLPRIDRIGLNTGGNVVYIKGVSADQPMAPSVPDDVLSLATITNNWLSTPQVANDGTRVAPYDEMWRYFQRVLSLDRLMQLERIKSNVDSKEPVAKKGMFADPFLDDSYRDEGFPQTGAIGHGILQLAIDPTFYTAPLNAPVTLDWTNEVIIAQELTTACEKINPYQNFAPLPGIVTLTPATDFWHEQRTDWLSSVTNQLNMGWNRGRTIRNTEVRDDLINETREQIDFLRQIKLNFKIEGFGRGEILESLTFDGVDVLPNSRLVADSKGTLEGIFSIPANITAGTKNVIARGRGGTVATGLFTGQGVIDVKVMRRTTTVKIWTQVDPQAQVFTPDETRQITGIDFHLCKIGNQNHDLVIDLVTTENGYPTADIQAQTSYSMKGAKTGWAGAHYDVPLTVPDDRLTAFVIKTDDADHSVSLAKLGDFDKDSQRYVSSHPYVTGPRFSSVNAQSWSAHQDEALAFRVLAARYRQTEKMVDLGTFDLVDCSDLQVRAAVELPSSDCSVIFEIERNNGTVYQLLPFQLLSLSEYISEKVKLRAILKGTEKLSPVLFAPVQLIAGKIHKTATYITRAFSFGEKARLTSYIKTFLPGGATFTLEMQLDDGAFVPLKLDETEQLAEPLWTERKFVSSDKTAKQARLKLTLTGGPAARSMVCDFGAGIL; this comes from the coding sequence ATGAAACATGAAAGCGGACTACCCTTTGCAATTGATAGATCGGTAGGCAAAGATGAACAACAAAGCGTTGTGTTTTATGGCAGGCGCTCTTTTCTTCAAGGTGGTGAACTCAATGAAATGCAAACCATCATCAGGGGGCGTCATGACCGTTTGGGGCGCCTTGTGGCACAAGAAGGAGACCGCGTTGAACGAGCAGATGCCTTTGTCAATAAAGACACAAAAACCGTTACCTTAACGGAGGGCAAGATTTATATCGCAGGCGATATCTTTCCCGTCTCAAATGCTGTTCTCACGAATATTTCCATGATGGGGCGCGTGGAAATCGGTGTAAAGTTGCAAAAGAAATGGGTGACCTATGAGGATGATCCAGAACTCTTAGGACAAGTTACAGGGTCCTTGGCAGAAGGAGAAGGAGGTGCGGCACGCGAGGTCGCAAAACTTGTCTGGGCTCTCAAAGATGATGACCAGAAAGGGACATTTTTTCCGGTTTATATTTTGCAAGATGGCGTTTTGATTGATCAAAAATCCCCCTCACTGCTTGAACCCGCTATGCAAGCCATTGCGACGTATGATCGCGCTCATGGACACTATATCGTGGGGGGATGCCGTGTCACAGCTTTGGGGCAAGAGGGACAAAAGCAAGTGTTCAGTATTCAAGAGGGAGAAGCCAATATCAATGGTTTCAAACGCAAGCGCTTGGCTGCTTTGCGCTATGAAGAACTCGAGGACTTTTCGACAAGTGCCGTTCCTAGTGAAACCCATATTTTTGCACCTCCAAAGGGCAAGACAAGCTTTACCTTTAAAACCTATTACGCTCCCATTGCTGCTGTTCATTCCCTTTTGTTGACGAAAGAAAAAACCGTGACGATAACCCGTGGTGCGGTTGCCTCCGGGCGTGATGGGGTGGCGGACAAAAGTATCACCGCTTTTATCAAAATTGTTCAAGGAACCAAGGAATTTAAAGAAGGCAAGGATTTCAAAAAAACCGGAGACACCATTGATTGGGCGCCTATGGGAGATGAACCACTCCCCGGCAGTAGTTATAAAGTGACCTATCGATACCGCGCGAGCATAAAAGCGGATAAAGTAACAGCGCAGGAAATCACCGTCTCAGGAGGGGCTGAGGGAGGTGATATCATTGTAAGCTACACTTATAAACTCCCCCGCATTGACCGTATTGGTCTCAACACAGGAGGCAATGTTGTCTATATCAAAGGCGTCTCGGCAGACCAACCCATGGCTCCCAGTGTCCCGGATGATGTGCTCTCCCTTGCTACCATTACCAACAATTGGCTTAGCACCCCCCAAGTGGCTAATGATGGCACACGTGTTGCCCCTTATGATGAGATGTGGCGTTATTTTCAACGGGTGCTCTCTCTTGATCGCCTGATGCAATTAGAGCGCATTAAAAGTAATGTTGACTCTAAAGAGCCCGTTGCCAAAAAAGGCATGTTTGCAGACCCTTTTCTCGATGACAGTTATCGCGATGAAGGTTTTCCCCAAACAGGGGCTATTGGTCATGGCATTTTACAGCTTGCCATTGATCCAACCTTTTATACTGCCCCCCTGAACGCCCCTGTCACGCTTGACTGGACCAATGAAGTGATCATTGCGCAAGAATTGACAACGGCTTGCGAAAAGATCAACCCCTATCAAAATTTTGCACCTCTCCCTGGAATAGTCACCCTTACCCCCGCAACAGATTTTTGGCATGAACAGCGCACCGATTGGCTTTCAAGTGTCACCAATCAACTCAATATGGGATGGAATCGCGGGAGAACGATCCGTAACACGGAAGTACGTGATGACCTCATCAATGAGACTCGAGAGCAAATCGATTTTTTAAGACAAATTAAGCTGAATTTTAAGATTGAAGGCTTTGGTCGTGGTGAAATCTTGGAAAGCCTTACCTTTGATGGTGTGGATGTCTTACCCAACAGCCGCCTTGTTGCCGATAGCAAAGGCACCCTTGAAGGCATCTTTAGCATTCCTGCGAATATTACGGCTGGTACAAAGAATGTGATTGCACGAGGCAGAGGGGGCACCGTTGCAACAGGGCTTTTTACCGGTCAAGGGGTGATTGATGTAAAGGTGATGCGACGTACCACCACGGTGAAAATATGGACACAAGTAGACCCGCAAGCCCAAGTCTTTACCCCTGATGAAACACGGCAAATCACGGGGATTGATTTCCATCTTTGTAAAATAGGCAATCAAAACCATGATCTGGTGATTGATTTGGTCACCACCGAAAACGGTTATCCAACCGCTGATATTCAAGCCCAAACCTCCTATTCAATGAAGGGTGCCAAAACCGGCTGGGCTGGCGCACACTATGATGTACCCTTAACCGTCCCCGATGACCGTCTGACCGCCTTTGTCATTAAAACCGATGATGCGGATCATTCCGTATCACTGGCTAAACTTGGGGATTTTGATAAAGACAGCCAAAGATATGTCTCAAGCCACCCCTATGTGACGGGTCCGCGCTTTTCTTCTGTCAATGCACAAAGCTGGAGCGCCCATCAAGATGAAGCATTAGCCTTTCGGGTGTTGGCTGCACGCTACAGGCAAACAGAAAAGATGGTTGATTTAGGCACCTTTGATCTTGTGGATTGTTCTGATTTGCAAGTGCGTGCAGCGGTAGAATTGCCTTCAAGCGATTGCTCTGTCATCTTTGAAATTGAACGCAACAACGGCACGGTTTACCAACTGCTACCCTTTCAATTGCTAAGCCTTAGCGAATATATCAGTGAAAAGGTCAAGCTTCGCGCCATTCTTAAAGGCACAGAGAAACTCTCTCCGGTCTTATTTGCCCCGGTTCAGTTGATTGCAGGAAAGATTCATAAAACAGCAACTTATATCACGCGGGCTTTTTCCTTTGGGGAAAAGGCAAGGTTGACCAGCTATATCAAAACCTTCTTGCCAGGTGGTGCAACCTTTACACTCGAGATGCAGCTGGATGATGGGGCGTTTGTCCCTTTGAAACTCGATGAAACAGAGCAACTCGCTGAACCGCTTTGGACAGAGCGCAAATTTGTAAGCAGCGACAAAACAGCCAAACAAGCACGCCTTAAACTCACGCTTACCGGTGGACCGGCGGCGCGTTCCATGGTGTGTGATTTTGGCGCCGGTATATTATGA
- a CDS encoding phage tail protein, protein MVGSLLPSHATEFEKRLADACDFHQDVDGSVLGISRAKLITRPPRFLPWLIEEYGLGELTPYVPNLYDLIDQGLAWQRLRGSVAAIELGLQWLELSAHFTPAWSGRAWWNSFQLYFDQLPEQSSLEAIEAIVDLSKSLRSDFRRSTYGYDVETIECDMSHLDDSMLDFESGVRLTAGDTLFSFGRTTEINHTLTKQEGKLIGNWIDDFDEELSWNQIDYPWELANFPWCSVKKHERDILMAKWFQNRPLYLALRDLDNTLIGYRRCYAVQPVEQAVEGVYSHCGNRFNPSPTGTMLFLAARTDFEDVEDKQAASVSLLVHGCLAEQTPPGKLWLEADELRGGIEILKTPINIPLRADVREQFKILLRF, encoded by the coding sequence ATGGTTGGCTCGCTTCTCCCCTCACATGCAACAGAATTTGAGAAACGCCTTGCCGATGCTTGCGACTTTCATCAAGATGTTGATGGGTCTGTTTTGGGGATTTCACGTGCAAAACTGATCACACGCCCTCCCCGCTTTTTGCCATGGTTGATTGAAGAATATGGACTTGGTGAACTCACACCTTATGTTCCAAACCTCTATGATTTGATTGATCAAGGGCTTGCATGGCAGCGCTTGCGTGGCTCTGTTGCAGCCATTGAGTTGGGACTTCAATGGTTAGAGCTTTCTGCACACTTTACACCCGCATGGTCAGGGCGTGCATGGTGGAATTCCTTTCAACTTTATTTTGATCAATTGCCTGAACAAAGCAGCCTTGAAGCCATTGAAGCCATTGTCGACCTTTCCAAAAGTTTGCGCTCTGATTTTCGCCGTAGCACCTATGGTTATGATGTGGAAACCATAGAGTGCGATATGTCACACCTTGATGACAGCATGCTGGATTTTGAGAGTGGCGTGCGCTTAACAGCTGGAGATACACTGTTTTCCTTTGGACGCACAACAGAAATTAATCACACGCTCACAAAACAAGAAGGCAAGCTTATTGGCAACTGGATTGATGACTTTGACGAGGAATTAAGCTGGAACCAAATCGATTACCCTTGGGAGTTGGCAAATTTCCCCTGGTGTTCGGTCAAAAAACACGAACGCGATATACTCATGGCAAAGTGGTTCCAAAACCGTCCCCTTTATTTGGCTTTAAGAGATCTCGATAACACTCTGATTGGCTATCGCAGATGCTATGCTGTACAGCCTGTCGAACAAGCGGTCGAGGGTGTTTACAGCCATTGCGGCAACAGATTTAATCCTTCCCCAACTGGCACCATGCTGTTTCTTGCAGCGCGCACAGATTTTGAGGATGTTGAGGACAAACAAGCCGCCTCTGTTTCCCTCCTCGTTCATGGTTGTCTCGCAGAACAAACACCCCCTGGTAAACTTTGGTTAGAGGCTGATGAACTACGTGGCGGTATAGAAATTCTCAAAACACCCATCAACATTCCTTTGCGTGCTGATGTTCGCGAACAATTCAAGATTTTATTGAGGTTTTAA
- a CDS encoding baseplate J/gp47 family protein, with product MSRALAKPEIITELSFEEIRAAVLTHLKELLPEYTFLESDPAVKVIEAFSYRELLLRQRINEAARNNILDFATGESLDALGNWHGIARLEGESDERYRERIQLHARGGNGSGTEPYYKLIALTADSRVKDAIIYRKGKNPTIYVAVFGNNEEGTASEDLIQTVSQALHRKNIIMTNDTIIVHAAVKKVLDLEADVWLLPETSLKILTTMEANLRTAWKQEQAIGRELSLSWWVSKLMITGVQKVIAITPTKDSAVCDEEILSIGKITLNFKGRAR from the coding sequence ATGAGTAGAGCGCTTGCAAAACCGGAAATTATTACAGAACTTTCTTTTGAGGAAATCCGCGCTGCTGTTCTTACCCATTTAAAAGAGCTTTTACCCGAATATACATTTTTGGAAAGTGATCCAGCCGTAAAAGTTATTGAGGCTTTTAGCTATCGAGAGTTGCTTTTAAGACAGCGTATTAACGAAGCGGCACGCAACAACATTCTTGATTTTGCAACCGGTGAATCCCTTGATGCTTTGGGAAACTGGCATGGTATTGCCCGCTTAGAGGGTGAGAGTGATGAGAGGTATCGTGAACGCATACAGCTTCATGCCCGTGGGGGAAACGGAAGTGGAACAGAACCCTATTACAAACTTATCGCCTTAACAGCCGATAGTCGAGTGAAAGATGCGATTATTTATCGTAAAGGCAAAAATCCAACCATCTATGTTGCTGTTTTTGGCAATAATGAAGAAGGAACAGCCTCTGAAGATCTCATACAAACAGTTTCACAAGCTCTTCACAGAAAAAATATCATCATGACCAATGATACCATTATTGTGCATGCTGCTGTTAAAAAAGTGCTGGACTTAGAAGCAGATGTTTGGCTGCTCCCGGAAACATCCTTGAAAATTCTCACGACAATGGAGGCAAATTTACGCACGGCTTGGAAACAAGAACAAGCCATTGGTCGCGAATTAAGCCTCTCGTGGTGGGTTTCAAAACTAATGATAACTGGTGTCCAGAAAGTGATTGCCATTACACCCACAAAGGACAGTGCGGTTTGTGATGAAGAAATCTTATCGATTGGCAAAATCACCTTAAACTTTAAAGGGCGGGCGCGCTAA
- a CDS encoding GPW/gp25 family protein, whose amino-acid sequence MNSGMDRTTGKPLVGIEHLRQSIIDILSTRIGTRVMRRDYGSRIGELIDAPVNNAFAVALYAAVAEALDKWEPRFKLKKIDFKILGTGQVSLSFEGMYLPSGKPITMEGLLIQ is encoded by the coding sequence TTGAACAGTGGAATGGACCGTACAACAGGAAAGCCATTGGTTGGCATAGAACATTTGCGACAGTCGATTATTGATATCTTGTCAACACGCATTGGCACACGGGTGATGCGACGTGATTATGGTTCACGTATTGGAGAACTCATTGATGCGCCGGTGAATAACGCCTTTGCTGTTGCTCTTTATGCCGCCGTTGCTGAGGCTTTAGACAAGTGGGAACCACGTTTTAAGCTGAAAAAGATTGATTTTAAAATACTTGGAACCGGACAAGTTTCTCTGTCCTTTGAGGGCATGTATTTGCCATCAGGAAAGCCCATTACCATGGAAGGATTATTGATACAATGA
- a CDS encoding phage baseplate assembly protein V yields MLERRDKEITDLKRRVANMVVVGKISHVDHKNARYRVKSGSLISDWIPDTQARAGKTRSYEGRDVGEQVIVVSSSGDLSQGVIVGSIHTDANQVADKGNIHKTLYPDGTSLEYNDEQNTYALNIKSGGKFILTISDGVSLKGDAGKLELSAPEGIKITSESDLSLKAKGNISLHSQDGISLHSSNEVCINSRELKHNSTNVGATHVHGGVYPGGSMTGGPN; encoded by the coding sequence ATGTTAGAGCGACGCGATAAAGAGATCACCGATTTAAAAAGACGCGTAGCCAATATGGTTGTGGTAGGGAAAATTAGCCATGTTGACCATAAAAACGCACGCTACCGGGTAAAAAGCGGCAGTCTTATCAGTGATTGGATTCCAGATACCCAAGCGCGTGCTGGTAAAACACGCTCTTATGAAGGGCGCGATGTTGGAGAACAAGTCATTGTTGTCTCATCATCAGGCGATTTATCACAAGGGGTCATTGTAGGCTCTATTCATACCGATGCGAACCAAGTAGCCGATAAAGGCAATATTCATAAAACACTTTATCCCGATGGCACCAGCCTTGAATATAATGATGAACAAAACACCTATGCCCTTAATATAAAATCGGGAGGAAAGTTTATCCTAACCATCTCTGATGGCGTATCACTCAAAGGAGATGCTGGTAAGCTAGAGCTTAGTGCACCAGAAGGCATCAAAATCACTTCAGAAAGTGATCTGAGTTTAAAAGCAAAGGGAAACATTTCACTCCATTCACAAGATGGAATTTCTCTTCATTCAAGCAATGAGGTTTGCATCAATTCAAGGGAATTAAAGCATAACAGCACCAATGTCGGAGCAACCCATGTTCATGGAGGTGTTTACCCTGGTGGTTCCATGACAGGAGGTCCGAATTGA
- a CDS encoding type II toxin-antitoxin system RelE/ParE family toxin, translating to MIHKRTHRGDLVIESFADKRCKDLLEGKTPKGFPATLVRIAQRKLFMLDKAVDLKDLRSPPGNHLEALKGERKGQYSIRINNQFRLCFEWRTNGAYEVEIVDYH from the coding sequence ATGATACATAAAAGAACGCATAGAGGTGATTTGGTGATTGAATCTTTTGCGGATAAGCGGTGTAAAGATCTTTTAGAAGGCAAGACACCCAAAGGTTTTCCTGCGACATTGGTACGCATAGCACAAAGAAAATTGTTTATGCTCGATAAAGCAGTTGATCTTAAAGATTTGCGCAGTCCTCCAGGAAATCATTTAGAAGCATTGAAAGGAGAGCGTAAAGGTCAATATTCTATTCGTATTAATAACCAGTTTCGTCTTTGTTTTGAATGGCGTACTAATGGTGCCTATGAAGTTGAAATTGTAGATTATCATTGA
- a CDS encoding HigA family addiction module antitoxin, which yields MKNYIAIHPGEILREEYLKEYALSAYALAKALNVPRTRIERIIAENSPITPDTALRLASFFDTTAEFWLNMQAAYDVHILQAEKADEFAKINKFECRT from the coding sequence ATGAAAAATTATATTGCAATACATCCTGGAGAAATTTTACGGGAGGAATATTTAAAAGAATATGCTCTTTCTGCTTATGCTCTTGCAAAAGCATTGAATGTTCCACGCACGAGGATAGAACGTATTATTGCGGAAAATAGCCCAATAACTCCTGATACCGCTCTCAGACTGGCTTCTTTTTTTGATACGACAGCTGAGTTCTGGCTTAATATGCAAGCTGCTTATGATGTTCATATTTTACAAGCCGAAAAAGCAGATGAATTTGCCAAAATTAATAAATTTGAATGTAGAACTTAA